A stretch of the Porifericola rhodea genome encodes the following:
- a CDS encoding phage holin family protein, producing MLAKLLVNAIAVFLAAYLLQGVQIKNFWSAILTAIVLAIVNAVIKPLMVILTIPVTILTFGLFILVINALMLMLVDAILPGLKIKNFWWALIFGVVLSVINAILSWIIL from the coding sequence ATGTTAGCTAAACTGTTAGTAAACGCAATAGCTGTGTTTTTGGCTGCCTACCTGCTGCAAGGTGTACAAATCAAGAATTTTTGGAGTGCTATACTGACCGCTATAGTCCTGGCGATAGTAAATGCCGTAATTAAACCGCTAATGGTGATTTTGACCATACCGGTGACCATTCTAACTTTTGGACTGTTTATTTTAGTAATCAACGCCCTGATGCTTATGTTGGTAGATGCAATTCTGCCAGGGCTTAAGATCAAGAATTTTTGGTGGGCACTTATTTTTGGGGTAGTACTGTCAGTGATTAACGCAATCCTCTCCTGGATAATTTTATAA
- a CDS encoding DUF4136 domain-containing protein, producing the protein MKATYSITFLFLLFLASCMGYKEFPVESDYSFEGDFKRYKTFNFLDTRSSGPDSSIQNNIIEESIRARMELQGYDFSETNPRLLVSYKIFYDSLFFTGYEQPDLEMFIEYEESIDQEMDPVKYNLREGTLLVLIYDRERKKSIWQGYASGVFGNQFFNDKRYLQGAVRSIFDQYKVFAEGFVVDKKKMR; encoded by the coding sequence ATGAAGGCTACTTACTCTATTACTTTTCTTTTCCTGCTCTTTTTAGCTAGCTGTATGGGTTATAAAGAGTTTCCGGTTGAATCTGATTACAGTTTTGAGGGTGACTTTAAACGATACAAAACCTTCAATTTCTTAGACACCAGGAGCTCAGGTCCTGACTCCAGTATTCAAAATAATATTATTGAAGAGTCTATACGTGCACGTATGGAATTGCAAGGCTACGATTTTTCAGAAACTAACCCACGATTGTTAGTATCATACAAGATCTTTTATGATAGCCTTTTCTTTACGGGCTATGAACAGCCAGACCTTGAGATGTTCATAGAATATGAAGAGTCTATTGACCAGGAAATGGACCCCGTAAAGTATAATTTGAGAGAAGGGACACTACTCGTTTTAATCTATGATCGGGAACGTAAAAAATCTATCTGGCAGGGTTATGCATCAGGAGTGTTTGGAAACCAGTTTTTTAATGATAAGCGATATCTGCAGGGAGCTGTCCGTTCCATTTTTGACCAGTATAAAGTTTTTGCAGAGGGGTTTGTGGTAGATAAAAAGAAGATGAGGTGA
- a CDS encoding GIN domain-containing protein: MKHHFITSSFIGILLLVFCTTNSTAKSISKTVALPFSKLTISDRINLVLQQGEQQVLEIDYFQIDEKDIVIEDSGKKLNIYLKGCKRGCSYNEYSEARVLVKLTYKNLEKLIIMGDNNVQHLGNMKAQKFTLKSYGDNKISFKAINADKFKTSLYGDNHLKIESGNVTQLKLNTLGDHTADLGKLICKQGKVNSFGDSVLDLNVAQKLNLTSLGDSEVQCTGNPWIDKKLVLGDLSLKVYN, from the coding sequence ATGAAACATCATTTTATCACCTCGTCCTTCATAGGTATTTTGCTACTTGTCTTTTGTACTACCAATAGCACAGCGAAAAGCATTAGTAAAACAGTAGCCCTTCCATTCAGTAAACTTACCATCTCTGATCGGATTAATCTTGTTCTGCAACAAGGAGAGCAGCAGGTTCTCGAGATTGATTATTTCCAGATTGATGAAAAAGATATTGTGATTGAGGATAGTGGAAAAAAGTTGAACATATACCTTAAAGGCTGTAAAAGAGGCTGTAGTTATAATGAATATTCTGAAGCCAGGGTACTAGTTAAGCTGACCTACAAAAACTTGGAAAAGCTAATAATAATGGGTGATAATAATGTTCAACATCTGGGTAATATGAAAGCTCAAAAATTTACCCTTAAATCATATGGCGACAATAAGATCAGTTTTAAAGCCATAAATGCTGATAAATTTAAGACCTCCCTATATGGTGACAACCACCTTAAAATAGAAAGCGGAAACGTGACCCAGCTAAAATTAAATACCCTGGGAGACCATACAGCTGACTTAGGCAAGCTAATTTGCAAACAAGGCAAGGTAAACTCCTTTGGTGACAGTGTGCTAGACCTGAATGTAGCACAGAAACTTAACCTCACCAGCCTGGGCGACTCTGAAGTACAGTGTACTGGCAATCCCTGGATAGACAAAAAGCTGGTCCTTGGCGATTTAAGTTTAAAAGTATATAACTGA
- a CDS encoding O-methyltransferase: MSRFSLVKGYIHHWLHAVNRHSLHAPFVYQLYEKVIAADNKEAIFDSIEAYRRSYLQNPRAININSPGAPSQASKQQNRKVSNIAAHSLSQARFSRMLFRLIQSQNHTVIIELGTSLGINTLYMSAANPDAEIYTFEGCANTAQLARQLFNEWPYKNIKLIEGNIDQTLPQSLRKLPKVDMAYLDANHRYVPTLNYFQQLRAKTHEQSVLILDDIYWSNEMRQAWVELYQRPDISLSLDLFDAGMLFFNAAHMKQHHALMF; encoded by the coding sequence TTGAGCAGATTCTCATTAGTCAAGGGATATATTCACCATTGGTTGCATGCCGTAAACCGACACTCTTTACATGCGCCTTTTGTATATCAGCTGTATGAAAAAGTAATAGCCGCTGATAATAAAGAAGCCATTTTTGATAGTATTGAGGCTTACAGAAGGTCTTATTTACAAAACCCACGTGCAATAAATATCAATTCTCCGGGAGCTCCCTCACAAGCCAGCAAACAACAAAATAGGAAGGTAAGTAACATAGCAGCGCACAGCCTTAGCCAGGCCAGGTTTTCTCGTATGTTATTTCGGCTTATACAATCTCAAAATCATACTGTCATTATTGAATTGGGCACCTCTTTGGGCATTAATACGCTTTATATGTCTGCTGCTAACCCTGATGCTGAAATCTATACTTTTGAAGGCTGTGCCAATACTGCTCAACTTGCCCGACAGCTATTTAATGAGTGGCCATACAAAAATATTAAGCTGATAGAGGGCAATATTGATCAGACTCTTCCTCAATCTCTCAGAAAGCTGCCCAAAGTTGACATGGCGTACCTGGATGCTAATCATCGCTACGTACCTACTTTAAACTATTTCCAGCAACTGCGTGCAAAAACACATGAGCAAAGTGTTTTGATACTGGATGATATTTATTGGTCAAATGAGATGCGACAAGCCTGGGTGGAGCTTTACCAGAGACCAGACATAAGCCTGAGTTTAGACCTTTTTGATGCTGGCATGTTGTTTTTTAATGCTGCGCACATGAAGCAACATCATGCCCTCATGTTTTAG
- the apaG gene encoding Co2+/Mg2+ efflux protein ApaG, with protein MVTEVTEGVKVTVVTEYQPDYSSPAQNHYVFTYHVTIENNSQHTVKLLRRHWFIADAGFPVREVEGEGVVGKQPTLEPGDTHQYVSGCNLKSGIGKMYGTYLMDRVVDGKNFLAAIPEFHMIAPYRCN; from the coding sequence ATGGTAACTGAAGTAACAGAAGGTGTAAAAGTAACAGTTGTTACTGAATATCAGCCTGACTATTCTAGTCCAGCCCAAAACCATTATGTATTCACTTATCATGTTACTATTGAAAACAACAGTCAGCATACCGTAAAGTTACTGAGAAGACATTGGTTTATTGCTGATGCGGGTTTTCCGGTACGTGAAGTTGAAGGCGAGGGCGTGGTAGGTAAGCAACCCACCCTGGAGCCTGGCGATACCCATCAGTATGTTTCTGGCTGTAACCTTAAATCCGGCATTGGAAAAATGTACGGCACTTACCTTATGGACCGGGTAGTAGATGGCAAAAACTTTCTGGCCGCTATTCCTGAGTTTCATATGATAGCCCCCTACCGCTGCAATTAA
- a CDS encoding chromosome segregation protein SMC, which produces MSNNQSDPQRSKNRNILIAVIGVLLLANVVTFFLYYQNNQEMSTELQSSKEELEETYNKLESMSNELNLKIEELQKLGEDVEELRLIRETLEQEKEQLQNQGQLAQKRYDQIRNRVEGYRELLLNKDKEIAELKELNEALYAENTELKEDQRELSKQMNQVKTSNEQLSEKVQVASRLEAENIKIEGVNSRGNAKERDRYRNNQIEKLQLSFNLAKNDVAPVEGKDIMVRIIDPSGKVIFDVAKGSGTFMQDGKEVFFTQKQEILFDNTQQKLTFLYEKGSEYEEGRHTIEIYADDYVIGKANFEVR; this is translated from the coding sequence ATGTCAAACAATCAGAGTGACCCACAAAGATCAAAAAACAGAAATATTCTTATAGCAGTGATAGGCGTGTTGCTCCTGGCAAATGTGGTTACTTTCTTCCTGTACTATCAAAACAATCAGGAAATGAGTACCGAGCTACAAAGTAGCAAGGAGGAGTTGGAAGAGACCTACAACAAGCTGGAGTCTATGAGCAATGAACTCAACCTGAAAATTGAGGAGTTGCAGAAATTGGGAGAAGACGTAGAGGAACTTCGTTTGATCCGGGAAACTTTAGAGCAGGAAAAGGAGCAATTACAAAACCAGGGGCAGCTTGCTCAAAAAAGGTATGATCAGATCAGAAACCGTGTAGAAGGCTATCGCGAACTCTTGCTTAACAAAGACAAAGAAATTGCTGAACTCAAAGAGCTTAACGAGGCACTTTATGCAGAAAACACCGAACTTAAAGAAGACCAGCGGGAGCTTAGTAAGCAGATGAATCAGGTAAAAACAAGCAATGAGCAGCTCTCAGAAAAAGTACAGGTTGCCTCACGCCTGGAAGCAGAAAACATTAAGATTGAAGGAGTTAACAGCCGTGGAAACGCTAAAGAAAGAGATCGTTACCGTAATAATCAGATAGAAAAGCTACAGCTTTCTTTTAACCTGGCTAAAAATGATGTAGCACCGGTTGAAGGTAAAGACATCATGGTTCGTATTATTGATCCTTCTGGTAAAGTTATTTTTGATGTAGCTAAAGGCTCTGGTACTTTTATGCAAGACGGTAAAGAAGTATTTTTTACCCAAAAGCAGGAGATCCTTTTTGACAATACCCAGCAAAAACTAACTTTCTTATATGAAAAAGGTAGCGAGTATGAGGAAGGCCGCCATACCATAGAAATTTACGCCGACGACTACGTAATTGGTAAAGCTAATTTTGAAGTACGCTAG
- a CDS encoding LptF/LptG family permease gives MKILDLYILKKFLGTFFFVVLLLVSIVSVIDYTEKNDDFLEHQLEGAQILSYYVNFIPYVASLITPITVFIAVVFVTSKLAGNTEIIAILSSGISFRRMLLPYMIGAMFIAAVSFLLNGWVIPNANKERIAFEIKYVKSPFYYDERNIHMKISPQAYAYMESYNNNADVGYRFTLEKIEGNQMLEKISARRIEWDSTTSKWRLKQWKRHTFDGMQESIDSGNEMDTTLNIHPKDFGSTYGMYETLTLSELNRHISLLRERGANDIPLYQVEKYIRYMSPFTAIILTFIGVIMSARKSRGGSGFQIAMGFGIAFLFIIFFIFARSIAEANTMNPIVAVWIPNIIFSFIGLALYKFVPR, from the coding sequence ATGAAAATACTAGACCTCTATATTCTCAAGAAGTTTCTGGGTACTTTTTTCTTTGTGGTATTGCTACTGGTATCTATAGTCAGTGTGATAGACTATACAGAGAAAAATGATGACTTTCTGGAGCACCAGCTGGAAGGCGCTCAGATACTGTCATACTATGTAAATTTCATTCCCTATGTAGCTAGTCTGATAACACCGATAACAGTTTTTATCGCGGTTGTTTTTGTTACTTCTAAGCTGGCCGGTAATACAGAAATTATTGCAATTCTTAGTAGTGGCATCAGCTTTCGCCGCATGCTTTTACCCTATATGATAGGTGCAATGTTTATTGCGGCAGTCAGTTTCCTTTTAAATGGCTGGGTTATACCAAATGCCAATAAAGAGCGCATAGCATTTGAAATTAAATATGTAAAAAGCCCATTTTACTATGATGAGCGCAATATTCATATGAAGATTTCTCCTCAAGCCTATGCTTATATGGAAAGCTATAACAACAATGCGGATGTAGGCTATCGCTTTACTCTGGAGAAGATAGAAGGAAACCAGATGTTGGAAAAGATTTCGGCACGTCGCATAGAATGGGACTCTACTACCTCTAAATGGCGGCTTAAGCAGTGGAAACGACATACATTTGATGGTATGCAGGAATCTATAGATTCAGGCAATGAAATGGATACAACTCTGAACATTCATCCTAAAGATTTTGGTAGCACCTATGGTATGTACGAGACTCTAACTTTGTCTGAATTAAACCGGCATATCTCCTTGCTCAGAGAGCGTGGAGCAAACGACATTCCTCTATATCAGGTAGAGAAATATATACGTTATATGTCGCCCTTTACGGCCATTATCCTCACTTTTATTGGAGTAATTATGTCAGCCCGAAAGAGTAGGGGAGGCTCAGGGTTTCAGATTGCTATGGGTTTTGGTATTGCCTTTTTGTTTATCATCTTTTTCATCTTCGCCCGTAGCATTGCCGAAGCCAATACGATGAATCCAATTGTAGCAGTCTGGATTCCTAATATCATTTTTAGCTTTATTGGTCTGGCCCTATACAAATTCGTTCCTCGATAA
- a CDS encoding SixA phosphatase family protein: MVKNLFLVRHAEAAEAIAGIKDIERDLTAKGYRDAPRVGKYLFELNVSTDAMLSSSAQRARATAELMAEQLKYEQHKIAYVEELYNASVRSMLQIINEAKPHWNKLIVVAHNPSISYLAEYLSGEAIGNMVPAGMVNLSFEIDNWSEVSEGLGKLEKYVTPDTIIF; the protein is encoded by the coding sequence ATGGTTAAAAATTTGTTTTTAGTACGTCACGCTGAAGCTGCAGAAGCTATAGCTGGTATCAAAGATATAGAAAGAGATCTTACTGCCAAAGGTTACCGCGATGCACCCCGTGTCGGAAAGTATCTTTTTGAACTTAATGTTTCCACAGACGCTATGCTGAGCAGCAGTGCTCAGCGTGCCCGAGCTACTGCTGAGCTTATGGCAGAACAACTAAAGTATGAGCAGCATAAAATTGCTTATGTGGAAGAGCTATACAATGCTTCTGTCAGGAGTATGTTGCAAATTATAAACGAAGCTAAACCTCACTGGAACAAGCTCATTGTGGTTGCTCATAACCCTTCAATTTCTTATCTGGCAGAGTACCTTAGTGGAGAGGCTATTGGAAATATGGTGCCTGCCGGAATGGTAAACCTGAGTTTTGAAATTGATAATTGGTCGGAAGTGTCGGAAGGATTAGGAAAGCTGGAAAAGTACGTAACACCAGATACTATTATTTTTTAA
- a CDS encoding DMT family transporter — MSSQVKHYVQLHFVVLIWGFTAILGLLISIPSVEIVLYRTLIASLALLLLLYVSKKPIALDKRTATKLLLTGGLIGAHWILFFGAARVSTASVCLAGMATSSLWTSFIEPFFYRKKIRFYEVALGVLAIIGLYIIFRFEFNHALGLFMAIASAFLASLFTVINSKFTKQHYHYTITFYEMAGAFLFTLLFIPFYASYISEGGIVYWLPSSMDWMYLMILAVVCTVYAYSASVELMRNVSAFAVNLTTNMEPVYGIVMALIFFGDKEEMTEGFYVGTLIILVSVLAYPLIKRFMRRKAARAELSHS; from the coding sequence ATGTCTTCTCAAGTTAAACATTATGTACAGCTCCATTTTGTAGTATTAATCTGGGGCTTTACAGCTATACTGGGTTTGCTGATTAGTATTCCTTCAGTAGAAATTGTGTTGTATCGTACTTTAATCGCAAGCCTGGCGCTGCTCCTTCTTTTATATGTGAGTAAAAAGCCCATAGCTTTAGATAAGAGAACAGCAACAAAGCTACTCTTAACAGGAGGGTTAATTGGAGCTCATTGGATATTATTTTTTGGGGCAGCAAGAGTATCTACTGCATCAGTTTGTTTAGCAGGTATGGCTACCAGCTCTCTATGGACAAGTTTTATAGAGCCATTTTTTTACCGTAAAAAGATTCGGTTTTATGAAGTGGCTTTAGGGGTGCTGGCGATTATAGGTCTTTATATTATTTTTCGTTTTGAGTTCAATCATGCTTTAGGTCTTTTTATGGCCATCGCCTCCGCCTTTTTAGCCTCACTCTTTACAGTAATCAATAGCAAGTTTACCAAGCAGCATTACCATTATACAATCACTTTTTATGAAATGGCTGGTGCTTTTTTATTCACACTATTGTTTATTCCTTTCTATGCTTCTTACATAAGTGAAGGTGGCATAGTCTATTGGCTTCCCAGTAGTATGGACTGGATGTACCTAATGATACTGGCGGTAGTCTGCACGGTCTATGCCTATTCTGCTTCAGTGGAACTCATGCGAAATGTATCGGCTTTCGCTGTTAACCTGACAACCAATATGGAGCCGGTCTACGGTATTGTGATGGCCTTAATATTTTTTGGTGACAAAGAAGAAATGACAGAGGGTTTTTATGTAGGTACCCTCATCATTCTGGTATCCGTACTGGCTTACCCCCTGATAAAAAGATTTATGAGGAGAAAAGCTGCACGTGCAGAGCTGTCACATAGTTAA
- the topA gene encoding type I DNA topoisomerase, which produces MPKNLVIVESPAKAKTIEGYLGKDYVVASSYGHIRDLPKDDKAIDIKNGFKPTYEVSPDKKDVISQLKKLVKDSELIFLASDDDREGEAISWHLKEELKLKDEQTRRIVFREITKNAILNAIQTPRGIDLDLVNAQQARRILDRLVGFELSPVLWKKIKRGLSAGRVQSVAVRLVVEREREIKDFNAKSSYKVSAEFFVDENSILKADLPKKFDTEEEALAFLEACRDAEYQIDKLEKKPVKKSPAPPFTTSTLQQEASRKLGFSVSQTMTLAQRLYEAGKISYMRTDSTNLSEEARDAAAKEIKSTFGDKYHHQRTYKTKSESAQEAHEAIRPTDFSAKEAGKERNEQRLYELIWKRAIASQMSNAEIERTLVTIGINYKGQAGNDMPTHFSATGEVIKFDGFLKVYIESTDDEENDEDRKGMLPPLKEGQKLTLDFMKARQGFTRHAPRYTEASLVKKLEEMSIGRPSTYAPTISTVQKRGYVLKEDRPGVERQYKEITFKKKENKIENQTLTETTGAEKKKLFPTDVAMVVNDFLVEYFENVIDYSFTARVEKEFDEIAQGKKEWDKMLDEFYQRFHSKIESSEQIDRSQVKSDRLLGDDPKTGLPVIARLGKFGPMVQLGETDGEEKPKYASLRKGQFIETITLEEAMELFKLPREVGEFEGEMITANIGRFGPYVRHKNLFASLPKEDDPLSVDLERATELILAKRKAEAEKYIKVFDENEDVQVLKGRYGPYIKVGKKNVKIPKDKEPSELTLEECLELAEKAPEKKGRATKGRAKKK; this is translated from the coding sequence ATGCCCAAGAACCTAGTTATAGTAGAATCTCCAGCAAAAGCAAAGACCATAGAAGGATATTTAGGAAAAGATTATGTAGTAGCTTCCAGCTATGGTCATATTCGCGATCTTCCCAAAGATGATAAAGCAATTGATATAAAAAATGGTTTTAAGCCTACATATGAAGTTTCTCCTGACAAAAAGGATGTTATTTCTCAGCTCAAAAAACTAGTAAAAGACTCTGAGCTGATCTTCCTGGCTAGTGATGATGACCGTGAAGGAGAGGCAATTTCTTGGCACCTGAAGGAAGAGCTTAAGCTGAAAGATGAGCAAACCAGACGTATTGTCTTTCGGGAGATTACCAAAAATGCCATACTCAATGCCATACAAACTCCAAGAGGAATAGATCTGGATCTGGTAAACGCACAACAGGCACGCCGTATACTGGATCGCCTGGTTGGTTTTGAGCTGTCACCTGTGCTGTGGAAAAAAATTAAGAGAGGACTATCCGCTGGACGGGTACAGTCGGTCGCTGTTAGGCTGGTAGTTGAGCGTGAGCGCGAGATCAAAGACTTTAATGCTAAGTCTTCTTACAAAGTATCTGCTGAGTTTTTTGTGGACGAAAACAGCATACTAAAGGCAGACCTGCCTAAAAAGTTTGACACCGAAGAAGAAGCTCTGGCTTTTCTGGAAGCATGCCGCGATGCAGAATACCAGATTGATAAACTTGAGAAGAAGCCGGTAAAAAAATCACCTGCTCCACCCTTTACCACTTCTACCCTACAGCAGGAAGCTTCTCGCAAACTAGGCTTCTCAGTTTCTCAAACCATGACACTCGCTCAGAGACTTTATGAGGCTGGTAAAATAAGCTATATGCGTACCGACTCAACCAACTTATCTGAAGAGGCCAGAGATGCTGCCGCAAAGGAGATTAAAAGTACTTTTGGAGATAAGTATCATCATCAGCGTACTTACAAAACAAAGTCTGAGTCAGCACAGGAGGCGCACGAAGCTATTCGCCCTACCGATTTTTCTGCCAAAGAAGCTGGTAAAGAAAGAAACGAGCAGCGTTTATACGAGCTGATCTGGAAACGGGCTATTGCCTCTCAAATGTCCAATGCCGAAATAGAACGTACTTTGGTTACTATTGGCATTAACTATAAAGGCCAGGCAGGCAATGATATGCCAACTCATTTTAGCGCTACAGGTGAGGTGATCAAATTTGACGGTTTTCTTAAGGTCTACATAGAGTCTACGGACGATGAGGAAAATGACGAAGACCGAAAGGGTATGCTGCCACCGCTAAAGGAAGGACAAAAGCTTACGCTGGACTTTATGAAAGCACGACAAGGCTTTACCCGCCATGCGCCACGCTATACAGAAGCGAGCCTGGTAAAAAAACTGGAGGAGATGAGTATTGGTCGTCCGTCTACTTACGCACCTACCATCTCTACTGTACAAAAAAGAGGTTATGTGCTCAAAGAAGACCGCCCTGGAGTGGAGCGACAGTACAAAGAGATTACTTTTAAGAAAAAAGAAAATAAAATTGAAAACCAGACACTAACCGAAACTACCGGCGCAGAAAAGAAAAAGCTTTTCCCAACTGATGTGGCTATGGTAGTGAATGACTTTCTGGTAGAGTATTTTGAAAACGTCATTGATTACTCTTTTACTGCTCGTGTAGAAAAAGAGTTTGACGAAATAGCGCAAGGCAAAAAGGAATGGGACAAGATGCTGGACGAATTTTATCAGCGTTTCCATTCTAAAATTGAGAGCTCTGAGCAAATAGACCGTTCGCAGGTAAAAAGTGATCGCTTACTGGGCGATGACCCTAAGACAGGCCTTCCTGTAATTGCTCGTCTGGGTAAGTTTGGCCCTATGGTACAACTGGGAGAAACAGACGGTGAAGAGAAACCTAAATATGCCAGTCTGAGAAAAGGGCAGTTTATTGAAACCATTACGCTGGAAGAGGCCATGGAACTCTTTAAGCTACCGCGCGAAGTAGGTGAGTTTGAAGGAGAAATGATTACGGCCAATATTGGTAGATTTGGTCCTTACGTACGTCATAAAAATCTCTTTGCTTCCCTCCCCAAAGAGGACGATCCACTGTCTGTAGACCTGGAGCGTGCTACTGAGCTTATACTGGCTAAACGCAAGGCTGAAGCAGAAAAGTATATCAAGGTTTTTGATGAAAATGAAGATGTGCAGGTGCTAAAGGGACGCTATGGTCCTTATATTAAAGTAGGAAAGAAAAACGTAAAAATTCCTAAAGATAAAGAGCCTTCTGAGCTTACACTGGAAGAATGCCTAGAACTGGCTGAGAAAGCCCCCGAAAAGAAAGGAAGAGCAACTAAGGGCAGAGCTAAAAAGAAATAA
- a CDS encoding VTT domain-containing protein, with translation MDKEKLVFLSRNLAKGLLWLSLLIAGFFLFKKYVDVDYLSWLKPVYDSPTLVYTIYSLSELLFGIIPPEIFMMWGLRHNNLETYVLVVLILSAISYLAGSLGFLIGRYLENTRFFKIFKRRVFGKYEKYLFSFGGFIVIVAALTPLPFSGVSMLVGSAEFPARKFLLFALFRFVRFLAYACIIWEVNML, from the coding sequence GTGGACAAAGAAAAGCTTGTTTTTTTATCTCGTAATCTGGCTAAAGGCCTTCTTTGGCTGAGCCTGCTGATCGCAGGCTTCTTTTTATTCAAAAAGTATGTAGATGTTGACTATTTATCCTGGCTGAAACCTGTATATGACTCCCCCACATTAGTTTACACTATTTACTCTTTGTCGGAGTTGCTTTTTGGAATTATTCCTCCAGAAATTTTTATGATGTGGGGATTACGGCATAATAATCTGGAGACTTATGTACTGGTAGTGCTTATATTGTCTGCGATTTCATATCTGGCGGGTAGCCTAGGCTTTTTAATTGGCAGATATCTGGAAAACACGCGATTTTTCAAGATTTTCAAGAGAAGAGTATTCGGTAAGTACGAAAAGTACTTATTCAGTTTTGGGGGCTTTATTGTTATTGTGGCTGCTTTAACTCCACTGCCATTTTCGGGAGTAAGCATGTTGGTTGGAAGTGCTGAATTTCCTGCACGCAAATTCCTTTTGTTCGCGCTATTTCGTTTTGTCCGCTTTCTAGCCTATGCCTGTATTATATGGGAAGTAAATATGCTATAA
- a CDS encoding methyltransferase domain-containing protein has protein sequence MMPLDENYWTERYHNQHTGWDLGKISPPIQQYVDQLTDKNISILIPGAGNAYEAAYLYQQGFHSTYVLDISLYPLRQFQKNYPDFPKEQLLHQNFFELEGNYDLILEQTFFCALQPDLRGQYVNKMLSLLKDGGKLVGVLFDDPLFEDHPPFGGNKSLYLTYFKSHFQIITFERCYNSIKPRQGRELFMIMEKTKT, from the coding sequence ATGATGCCTCTAGATGAAAATTACTGGACAGAACGTTATCATAATCAGCATACAGGATGGGATTTAGGCAAGATTTCCCCTCCAATACAACAGTATGTAGATCAACTGACTGATAAAAATATTTCTATTCTAATTCCTGGAGCTGGCAATGCTTACGAGGCGGCCTATCTATATCAGCAGGGATTTCATAGTACCTACGTATTAGATATTTCGCTCTACCCTTTGCGGCAATTTCAGAAGAACTACCCTGATTTTCCAAAAGAACAGTTACTTCACCAGAATTTTTTTGAACTGGAAGGTAATTATGATCTTATTCTGGAACAAACTTTCTTTTGTGCTTTGCAGCCAGACTTAAGAGGCCAATATGTGAATAAAATGCTAAGTCTTCTTAAAGATGGAGGGAAGCTGGTAGGTGTACTTTTTGATGATCCCCTCTTTGAAGACCACCCACCATTTGGTGGCAATAAAAGCCTATACCTTACCTACTTTAAATCCCATTTCCAGATTATAACCTTTGAAAGATGCTATAATTCCATAAAGCCAAGACAGGGTAGAGAACTATTCATGATTATGGAAAAAACTAAAACATGA
- the ung gene encoding uracil-DNA glycosylase, giving the protein MDVKIAPSWKEHLSAEFSKPYFLSLVDFVKTEYSNQTVYPPGKEIFRAFDLTTFEDVKVVILGQDPYHGPNQANGLAFSVRDGIRMPPSLVNIFKEIKNEFGKELPPSGNLERWAEQGVLLLNATLTVRARQAGSHQKKGWEEFTDAVIRHISEERENVVFMLWGAYAQKKGSIIDEDKHFVLKSPHPSPFSADRGFFGNNHFKKANEYLSDKGKGEIEW; this is encoded by the coding sequence ATGGATGTAAAAATTGCGCCCTCCTGGAAAGAGCATCTTTCCGCAGAGTTTAGTAAGCCATATTTTTTAAGTTTGGTAGATTTTGTTAAGACTGAATACAGTAATCAAACAGTATATCCTCCCGGAAAAGAAATTTTCAGAGCCTTTGACCTCACGACTTTTGAAGATGTAAAAGTGGTTATTTTAGGTCAGGATCCCTACCATGGACCTAATCAAGCCAATGGATTAGCTTTCTCGGTAAGAGATGGTATTCGTATGCCTCCTTCCTTAGTCAATATTTTTAAAGAAATAAAAAATGAATTTGGTAAGGAATTACCTCCCAGCGGTAATCTGGAACGTTGGGCTGAGCAAGGGGTACTTTTACTAAATGCTACTCTTACAGTAAGGGCCAGGCAGGCCGGATCTCACCAAAAGAAAGGCTGGGAGGAGTTTACCGATGCTGTTATCCGGCACATATCCGAAGAGAGAGAAAATGTAGTATTTATGCTTTGGGGCGCATACGCTCAGAAGAAGGGTAGCATAATTGATGAAGACAAACACTTTGTCTTAAAATCTCCACATCCTTCTCCTTTTTCGGCAGATAGAGGTTTTTTTGGAAACAATCACTTCAAGAAAGCCAATGAGTACCTGAGCGATAAAGGTAAGGGTGAAATTGAATGGTAA